The DNA sequence TTGTATTGGGGGTTGTGTTCTTTGtctttttgtcatttgaaatttGCTTACCTGTTTTGTATTAGTTGACCTACGTATGTAATGTTATTATTTGAATATGTCTAATAATTTGGCTTTAGCCTAGAAGGCAAATGTTGCTGCGTTGATATTTTCCATTTGAAACCATGTTGTGCCTTCTATTTTTTCACAATAAATTTATCTAAAGATTGTTTTATCTGTTATTGTGTACTGTGTATTAGCCATTCTACAATTGGAGTTCATTCTCTGCCCCCTTCAAATTCCATACAACTCAGGCACAAAATAGAAAAAACATGCCCTTGTGTAAATTATAGTTGTGAAACAAAATGTAGCTACGTGTATTGTAAAAGTGACTCTGAAAATATGATTTTAAATGCCAAATATCTTGCATACCttcaaaagtattttttaaaaacttcCTGGCCTGTACCAAGTTATCAAATATAATaaagtttatattttataaAGTTTATATCAGCTTTTTGGGGTATGACTTTGTTGATTTGTCTTCCTTGTAAATGTgaagacattttatttattacataCAAAGGAGTTAACTTTTACACTATTTATTCAAATGAGATCAATGTGATAAGATCTGCGCTCGCGTTTCGGTCACGCTTTGGTTCTCGCGAGATTTGGCCGTGCAAGTCGGGCAGAGTTGCGGAGGAGGCGTCGAAAACAACGGGGAACATTTCAAGACTTATTACGCGTGCAATCAGACGGGGATTTTGCAACATTTCGCAAGAGGACGAACCTCACTATTAAGTTGTCGCACAGAGAGGAGGAAAGAAAGAGTCCGCCTTTATCGTGTTTTTGTAAGTTTTGGGGAAGTTGAAGTCCGGTTGCAGACAAGACGAGTGAATTACTCGGCAATCGGTGGTCGGCAGTAATGTCGCAGAAAGAAAGACCCAAGTTTTACCTGCAGGAAGTCAACAAAGCCATATGGGAAGTCCCGGAGCGCTACCAGAACTTGTCTCCGGTCGGCTCCGGCGCGTACGGATCCGTCTGGTAAGCAACTTTGTGCTGCTGTTTGTGTGTCACCCAACTTTTGCGCTCCTTACCCATTCATTTTAATGAGGCCTACGCTCGCCGTGCTAAAGCTCGTTAGCAAGTTCTTCACAGATaagttgtcaaaaaaaaaagcttttacatTCAATTAATTTATTAGTTTGGAAATCCTTGCAGACATCGTCTGCATAGATATGCTCAAACAACCTGACGTTGCGAAAATTGGAGTGTTGAACATTGGTGCCATGACGTAATTAGCGTCACATAGCTGACTTGCAGACACCGTGATAAAGTGGTCAGAATGCATTCAAATTTGCATTCTGCACAGTTGTATTGATTGAATGCAACAGAAGAATAGTGGTGGCCCTGCGAATCTTAATACTGATTTCTATTAAACATTAACAGAAGTGAGGggtctttaaaaaaacaacgccCAAGACCAAAACCTTGGTGGGCTAATGGATTTGTATCTGATTGTCAGCAAGCATAACAAATCAATCACAAAATCAGGCCTCTTACCAGTTGAAGAACAATTAGAAAAGGTTTTGTGCAGACCAGGAGAAGTTCCACTATGCTGTTATCTTCACCAGACTTGATTATTACATTGGACTTCCGACTGGACTTCCCCGAAAGAGCACTAAACAGCTGCAGCTCTTTCAGAACGCAGCAGCTCGGGTTCTGACCCGGACAAAGAGATCAGAATACATTGCTCCAGTCCTAAAGGCTTACTCCCATTCAGCTGTTGAATAGACTTTAAACTTGTGCTACTGATGTACAAATCACTGAATGATTTACTTCCTAATTGCATTAAAGAAATGCTCAAGGAATGTAAACCTGTATGTAAAGGTCTGCAGACTTGGAACAATTAGTGGAGCATAGAGTCTTCAAATACTGTTATGTTAAATTTATGTGGTAATGTGCTATTTTATACAGCAAATTCACAAAGTTAACTCCATAAGATGCCTTCCCTTGCCCTTTTGCTGGGCACACGTTAAGAAACACTGGATTTGGTCATCAGTTGGGGATTGTATAGACAGACAATGGACAGACACAGGAAGATAAACTAGCATTGCCTTTCATATTAACAATTATGGACACTGACTTTGAAGCCTGTCTCGGAATGTGTGAGGAGAAATCTATGTAATCATAGGGAGTTTAAATGCAAACTCAAGAACACAAGGCCGGATCTGAGATTGACCCTGAGCCAGATAGTCTAACTCCTATTCCACCATAATGCTATTCCAAAACGCTTTCTCCACAATTAAAGTCAGCACTTGCCTCATTATTACGATTGCATCTATTAATTTCGGGCTTGAGTCACGTGCGACGTGTTATCGCACAATCTGCTCGGTGTTCTTGGTTGAGGAAGCAGCAACCATTTTATTGTGGTTACAGTGAGCTGAGAGCTGACGTTTTCTGCTGATGTCGCCTTTTCGCGCCCCTCCCTGTTGCGCCTTCTGCAAATGATTTTCCAAAGGCAGTGtgcaaatgtttattttccaACAGTTCTGCGTACGATGTGAAGAGCGGCTTAAAATTGGCCGTGAAGAAGCTCTCCAGACCTTTTCAGTCCATCATCCACGCCAAGCGCACCTACAGGGAACTGCGCTTGTTGAAGCACATGAAGCATGAAAATGTGAGTCTGCTGCTTTGTCTATCATCCTCAACTTGATTGATTTCATTGATTTAATTAGAGCAATCCTTTCAGTGGAAGCTTGAGCATGTTAATGCGTGTTTAGGCTGCACAGCAGCACCCTAACACCCTAACCCCTGGGATTAATCTGAAAAAAGTATCtcctcaaaatttgaaatttgatcctcaaatgttgttgttttgattAGATGCTTCTGTTTGCAGGTAATCGGCCTCTTGGACGTTTTCAGCCCCGCCACCTCTCTGAAGGAGTTCACAGATGTGTAAGTCCAATGTGTTCAAAAATGATTTGTATCAAAGGTTtacaaaaatgtacaaatgttAATCCCAGTTTTTACTCCTTAGTGCTAACACTATAGAAAATACTATACACATAAATATAGGACGCTGttcattttttccaaaatgtaataGTTGCCAAGTGTCGTAATGAGGTGGgatttttctttacaataatatactcggtattttgattaatattgcatCCGTGGTTAATGAATCGAAAAGCAAACAGACATGTCATGAAGACACCCGGGAATGCTTTgtggaaaatgtaaaatatgccTCCTTTAAAAAGCTTTTCTGTGCAGTTCATAAAGGTCTTCTGATGGCGGCCATTGCCGCATGGCGCATGCTCTGCTAACAGTTCAATAAGTATGCAGGAGCTGTGTGCGCCCCCCCAGTTCTAAAAATAGCCTGCAGAATCAGAATGCTGTGGCGAGGCTTCTCACAGTGCCAGACAAGAAGCTTTCTATAGAAGATGGAGACCTCTATAATACTTCCCAATTATTAACAATAATATTGACGCATCAGATTGATATAGAGCTATTTTGGAGGCTCAAAGGCGCTTCACAAAGGATATTATATATTCTTCATGCACGCCCACATTCACACTCTAAACTACATTATGTAGCCACAGCTGCCCTGAGGCAGGCTGAATTTTCCAAGGTGGTGTAACTCTGCTTCGTGTCACGCCAGCATGTAAACACATGCGGCCTCTGTTACTTCAAACTCCTTAAGTCGACTACTGCACCTAAAATGTAACATATTTCCTTTGTATTTAATGGTCTGTTCACTCCTAATATGAACATATTTGTAATCTTATATGTGTtgacattttagtttttgttagaGATAGTGGCAGGTTTCGGGGCATTTTAGCCAAGCATTCATTAAATGTGTCATTAATTGGCAGGTATCTTGTGACTCATTTAATGGGCGCAGACCTCAACAACATCGTGAAATGTCAAAAGCTGACAGACGACCATGTGCAGTTCCTCATATACCAGATCCTCAGAGGGTTGAAAGTGAGTGCTCTTTGTACTTTTACATGGTTGTGCATATTTAAACGGACGACAATGAATCCACATTAATGGGCATCTTCTTTATTGTGTCTCAGTACATCCATTCAGCAGACATCATTCACAGAGTAAGTCCAATTGTCTCCCTTTGCCCCTAATTTATTTTTAGTCCTTCTCTTATAGCTGGCTTGTAAACATTTAGAAGAAACAGGCAATGTTCATCTCtggagtagaaaaaaaaaagatgaaattgtTTAGTTGCCCTGCCTGAGCATCAGTTCATTAACTCATTTTGTCGCCACTCAtatctattttttaatttttttttactgtcaggATCTAAAACCCAGCAAcctggcagtgaatgaggatTGTGAGCTGAAGGTGAGTCATCCCACTGCAGTAGCAAAAGACACTTTGTCTACTGCACAGCTCGTTCCACCCCCCCCTAACCCCTGACAGATTCTGGACTTCGGCTTGGCGCGGCACACCAACGATGAGATGACCGGCTATGTGGCCACCCGCTGGTACCGCGCCCCAGAGATCATGTTGAACTGGATGCATTACAACATGACCGGTAagataacagaaaaaaaatctctgcatcGCAATACATCGGAATTGTTATACGCGGTGTAGTATCGATAGTCTCGCACTATCTGCCATTGACTAGTTAGTATTGAAATTTCGGAGTTGTTTTTGAtcttgtgcttgtgtgtgcgtgttacaGTGGATATTTGGTCGGTGGGCTGCATCATGGCAGAACTTCTCACAGGAAGAACTTTGTTCCCGGGAACGGACCGTATCCTTCGCATGGGGCCGCCGCTCTAGGTGACCATGCTGCCTGTCAGTATTGTCAAAGAACTTCTTTATGTGCTTATCTGTCTTTTAACGCTTTTCCCTCTACATGTGAGGCAGCCTGAGGTGTTGATGACTACTTAGCCTCcatttccctccctcccccttcaATCCAGGCACTTTTCATCTCGATGTTTCACTTGTGTGTTTCACTTTGTGCATATGGCCGCAGGCAGTCTCAACTGGTGGGATGGGAATTAGTAGAGAATGAGTAACCATGCTGGGATTTTCTTTTGACACtcactttattttgaaaggcaagTTTGTCAGGAGAACGGCACAACCATTAGCATCCATATTTTAAAAAGTCAGAAAGTGTCTGTAGCTAGAGGGGTGACGGCCAACCAGTTGAGAATGTCTGCTCCGAATGGTTCACACTCCACCGGTTGGGCTTTGCGTGAGTCTGAGCTCGGCACTGGGCTTCCTCTTGACACCTTTCTGACTAACGGCCAAGCTCAATGCTACAggacctcctcttcctcccccttCCTCCTAATCTTTTCTCCACCCCGCCTCCTTCTCTCCTTCCTTTTCTTCTTGTCCTTTACCTTCTTCATGTTGTCTTCCTCTTTCTGCTCATCCTTCTTCCACATCCTGTCCACCTCCTCACCTGAGGCTTCTCGATGCACCCTCTCCGTTTGTCAGAGTTGCAGCGTGGCGGTGGGCATGGCAAGGAAGCCGAAGACTCCCGGACGGGTCCCCGTTGTGCCGCTGTCCTGTCTGTCAGTGTCTTCCTTTAACACATGCCAATAGATATTGATCAGTTGAAGCTAATCATGCTGCTGGTCGGAACACCGGGGCCCGAGCTGTTGATGAAAATGTCTTCAGAGGCTGTGAGTTTCCGACGACATGCCGAGGCTTTTGCTCAGCAACACTTTGCCCGTGCGTGCTGCCTCACTGACCGCATGTCTTGCTTTCCTTCATCAAATCATGAGAAACTTTGTCGGGAATTGCTCACTCTCCCCAAAAGAATGAACCATTTTCTAAAGTTTGAATGTGCAATGAGTATATGCATCTTGAATAGCAGTGAGCAATCACTCGTAACTAAAGAAACAAAATATCCCATTAGCCCATGTGAaggtttgagtttttttttttttttttatttatccatccatccatctactgCGCCACATATCCCCACGATAAAAGGAATCAAAGTAAAattttgtgtgtatgtaaaaGTGTTAATGCATTGCTGAGCGATTGGATCGGCAATATAGTACACAAAATCAAGTAACCTGGATGCCCAAAAAATTGTAGTCGAAATGTTCCTAACGTGTGCATTTATGCAATAATTATAATGAAAAGTCCAACGGCAGACACTAATCTGGAATGAGGTGGTGGAAATGATGTGACTAGTGTTCCAAATCTAGTTTTTCATGTCACGATGAGCACCGTATATACGCAACAAAAGAATATCTCCCTATAGTAATTAGGAGTACAAAATGAGTGAAGGAATCCCAATACACCCAAAGTGCGTTTGGACGCTGGCTTGACTCAATTTCTCATTCTTGTCTTTTGTCTTCCGCCTGCTTCCATTCCGTCCGTCCCTTTGGCTTCCTAGCGTACAGTTTGCttctcagaataacaagagtctagCAGTGAGAAAAGGCTTTGCTAACCAACTCTGCCCCTGTCGCTATGCTCCCCTTGACACCAGCCTTGTAGACATAAACCAGCTTCAGCAGATAATGCGGTTGACGGGAACACCGCCGGCGTCACTAATAAACAGGATGCCCAGCCACGAGGTGAGGACTTGTGGCAGTTTTTCACGAACGACCTGTAGCTTGTGGTCCGCAATACAATTTGCGATAAAACCATTTTCccgttatattttttttagatggtGATTTGGCAATAAAACAAACATGGTAAACCAATTCTGAATCCTGACTTCAGCGTCGGGCCAATTAAAAAGATGGAATTTGCATTTGATCTTCAACGTAAGGAGTGTATacaatgtgtttttattttgcaccgacAACCTTGTAACAATTGGCGGTGGCAGAATACGATaaccaaaatataaaaaatgaacAGTTAGCGTCTTTAAAGGCAGAATATTTGATGCATTTCTATTGGATCTCAGTCATCATAAATTTATGTAAATTTGTATAAAACATTCTAAATAAGACTTGAATTGCTCCAGTTCGAAAATGTCAGAGAGGTGCAGCATCAACGCCCGCGCATCACCTCAAAATTCCTAATCTGAGTGTTGCCGTCATCCTTATGCTGGGTTATGTTTTCATGGTATTTAGGGATGGCTTTATGCTATGATTCCTTGACCACCAAATCTTGTCTTTGCTGTTTTGGCTTACGTCACGGTAGTTGGATTTCAACATGTGGATACTGTATGACCGCTTTATGAAtggccaccaccagctccctgtCTTCTCAGCTCCCTTTGAATTGTACAATCTGCTAAAAATAAGCAATTGACTTGAATGAATTGCTCATATTGATGACTTGCTTGGCCATAGATAGCAGCGAGTGGCAACAAGAAATTGCATGGACCTTGAAGTAACAACGTGTGTGTATTGAACGTTTGCAACATGCCGCTGCTTGTGAGTAGTCttgacaactgttttttttccttcccaggCTAGGAACTACATCAGCTCCTTGCCGCACATGCCCAAGAGGAATTTTGCTGACGTATTTATTGGCGCCAATCCTCAAGGTAATTTGGTATGGAGCAACACTTCGAAACTGGGTGGTTCAAAAAGTTCCAGTGCCCCAAACTTGTTTCGAGCAAAGATGCAATTTGGCTTCCCAGGCATCCAAAGGTTGATTACGCGGTGTTGATCAGGGAAATCAAACCAAGAAATTTTTTACATTGGCAATTTAGCACCTTTTACCTTTTTTAATATGTAAATTGTTCTAACAACTGTCATTCTCTCTCACTTTGTTGTGAAGCTGTCGACCTGCTGGAGAAAATGCTGGTTCTGGACACCGACAAGCGGATAACGGCAGCTGAGGCGCTGGCCCACCCATACTTTACACAATATCACGACCCAGACGACGAGCCCGAGGCGGAACGCTATGACCAGAGCTTTGAGAGCCGTGAGCTTGCGATTGAAGAGTGGAAACGTATGTCTATACTCTCCCTGATGCATGTTTATGTGGCGGTACCTTCTAAGTTCAGATGCTCCCAAGTTAGAGACAGATTCCCCAAAGAGATGACAATTGGAACATaccaaattattattatcacgATATTATTTAAAACAATATATGCTCTGAAACTCTTGCAAAATATTATTTCGTAGAATCAGCTTCCATACGTATGTGCTCTTTTACTCTTCATTTGCAGGTTAGGTGCTAGACCAATACTGTATACAATTATTACAGCATAgcatatatttaatattttgattATGAAgtttaatgtaaaaaaatatcagattttttttttcagcagggTGTGGCGAAAGGCACCTTAAAATGCAATTGAATATAATCCAATTAGCCACCTCGGATTAAACCTCCAATGGGGTTCACATGTTCTCATGATTTGCAGGGTTGACTTACGAGGAGGTGTGCAGTTTCGAGCCGCCCATCTTTGACGAGGATGATATGGAGTAACGGGAGGTGCCTCCTACCAGTACACACAGCCCGTCTGCCAATTTGTACATTTCGTGCAATAGCCTTCCGGATGAAAACATTAAACCACTAAAGGTAGTATCGTTTCACCTCGTCGGTGGAACAAGTTTAATTTTCATCTCATCGGTtttgtaaaaatcacattttcacTCACCGCTGTGATACTTGGATGCTGAAAATCCTGGACCTTTATTGCTGTGCCATGTTGTGTTCTTGCAAgtattttatcattttttaaaAGAGGAAATGTTTATCTACTGCTTAGCATGTGAAGCTGGAACATACACACTAGTGTTGCGACAGTTTTTTATTCTACATTTTCTCTTTGACCGTAAATGTTGACAATTTTTGCAAATTCAAAGTTCGACATGTCTATCACTTTACAATTCAGTGTATATCTTAAAAAGGGCTTCACACAATGAGTATGTGAAATGTGCCATATTTATAATGAAATGTGCCGCACTGTCCATAATCTGTCCAAATATCTTATTTGCATATGTAGTTTACTACTTTGTGTCATAATGGGGAAATAGTACTGCTTGAATGTGTAAGAGCTATTTCAGATCTATTTATACTTTGTGGAGGATGTATTTATAAATGAAAAACTCCCATCTGTTTTCAGTCCAACAGAATTACGACTTTTGTGATTTGAtaagcaaaataaaaactatttttaAGACTTCTCCTGTAAGTTTTCATtgttaaatttaattaaaaaagtaaaatgaGGGTTTGGTTTATTTAACCAATATTTAATGACTAGTAAGTCATTTATTTTCCAGTTATTATGACCTgttgaagaattttttttactttgcataTGCAGTAATTGCATTGTGTTCCTCCTGATTAAACAGCACAGGTCACATTGATTTGTTGTTGGCAAACATAAACAAAAGATTAAAGGATAACAGCTTGGAATTTTATAGCAAATTGAATCCAAGGACTCTAAGAAAACTATGTAATAAATACCAATCCTCTTACACTAAATCTGTAATAAATACATTAATATAATGCTATTAATATTGTTTgtagtgattttattttttaccacgATATTTAATCCCCCGCAATTTAAGTACTTATTggcttaaaaataaaatattactcTAAAAAACGTTGATTGTCATGCAAATTGTAATTTCCGCGTGTGCAGTGGCTGAGCGAAGCCACCTCTTCGCCCTCTCACCCAATACGCATGCGCCAAACATTCGGTCATTGGCGCTGTAGCTAACAGCGAAGCTACAACATGGAGAGAAAAGGTAAACGTTTGCCGTACGTTGTCGGAGAAACGTTGGTCGCCATGTCATTCCTGCTCTACCCCGTGTACGGGGAACGTTTTTAGACGTAGAGCCGCGTCAATGTTTTAATCAAATGCGTTTGTTTCGTATGGTTAGCCGCCGCGAGCTAGTGTTAGCCGTGTAAGGATTAGCTAGGCACAGAAAAGCTTCTCGCTCTTTCTGTGACATCTACGACTCCTTTTTccaatttattattttacagCAACACGCCTTTTCATCTAGTTATTATTGGTATCTGTTGCAAATATTTGTCTGATCGGTATCCGGGTGGTTTGCTTTAAAGCTGTATTGCTGTACAGTATTACAAAATGATGAGCGCTGTGAGACAATTGATGGATATTTTGGAGATATAAACAGAAAACAAATATATGAAATACAATACAGTTAACCTTGGTCTAAAATTAATCAATAGTGCACGCCCCCACGCCAAAAATGTCCATAAATATACACCAAACTAGGGTCTCAATTCATTCTTTCAAATTGCAAACTCATCTTCCAACATCACCTTTTTAAAATAAGTGTTTACAATTAGGTGTCAACGATAACCCGCCAATTGTCTGCATAGGTTACTGTTTACGCATGTCTGATTTTTACTTTATGTCCAGCACTTTTTATGCAGATGTTGTTCTTTTGAATCAATTAAATCAAATTTCCCACAAATGGAAATCACTATGCAAAGTCTGATTGGGAAGGCCACTTAGATCTTTGTACAACGATTCCTtataaactgttttttttgtgtgtctttctGGGAAGAACTTTTGTGTTATTTTGCCTATTGAAAATAATGTCAAATATGTCGTTATTTCTTAAGATAGCTCAAGAAATATTAATATTTTGATGGACTTGGCATTGATTAAGGGACCTCATTAGCATACATTGACCACAAATACGTTTTAAAGTGGTGGATAGTATTTTAGGAAGGAGAATAATGATGCTAAACTGTGCAACGTGaacctgtgatgtcatttgaaaaaaaatatcagcactggttgccatggtaacagggCCTTTGTCACAGAGATATGTGATTTCACTCTATTTTTCAGGAGCTACTGGGTAGATTTAGCTGAAACTTGCGCATAGACATATAAAGCCCTTGTGTGCAACTACACTTTTTCCACCTAGAAAGTTATTTGTGCTTGATGCTATTTTTGCCTTAAATTGAAAGATGCACCTTCAAAATGACTGCATTCTTCAAAAGATTAGTAAAAGGCTCCTTTGCTAAACAATGTGAGTAGTCATAAATTCATATTCAAGCAAAATCATCCACGACAATACTTGTTGAATGTGGCCCGGTAGTCATACGTAGCTTACCTAACTTTTCTCTCCTTCATGGTGACTTCAAATAGGGAAGAGTTGTACTGGTCTCTTCATTAGGGACAGCGAGGAGGAGTAGAGAAGAGTTGTACTGGTCTCTTCATTAGGGACAGCTAGGAGGAAGTAGAAGCGCCTGTTATTTTCCATACTAAAAAGGTTTTGTgctttggttgttttataaacACGGGTTGGCAAAAGGAGACTCAATGAAGTAAAATAATATTTGTAAAGAACAAAATTCGATTCCTACCAAATCTTGTAGAAATAGTTAACCTtctggagcattttttttttcaagtcggAAGTACAGACGTACAGTATCGACACAGTAACAGCGCTTCGCTGTTTTGCTCAATGCAAGTAGAacatgttttgcttttgtgtgtgtctcaACAGTACATTTGTGAATCAGCTAAAGCGTGAAACAATCTGTCTCTTATGTCCACAGTTTTGGCTCTTCAGGCGAGGAAAAAGAGGGTCAAAGCCAAGAAGACCTGCAAAAAGTGAGTTTTTATCCCTCTTCAGTGTGTTGGTACTTCTCCCCCTTAATTGCTACTGCCTTGCTTATTGTTTCTCATCTTACAGTCCACATATTTTCATTGGCATTGTATTTGTCATTCAAAATGGACTATTGTTCAACGTGCAGAAGAACCTTTTCcgctgcaaaaataaaaacaactaaaCTCGTGATGAACGAATTAGTTACCCAATTACCCGGCATCATTTACACTACATCGCAATGAAAAATCCTGAACAAAAGAAATAAGTGCTTCAATGAGAATTAACCATGTCCAGCAGGATGATAAGAATGCAATGCACATCAGGATATTAATTGTCCCCCACCCCTACTGAATTCTTTGTTAGAATTTCAAATGACTGTTAGATAGCAAACATTTGTATCTTCCTCTACCATACTAATGCAGTTGTCGTCCCCTTCTTCCCTCAAACTAATCATGCTGCCGATGGCATCCTCTAGAGTTGTTATGTAACAGCCCCGGGGATAGGCTATACTGTATAAAGCGTGAAAATAAAGAAGCCCGCATCAAGCCACAGAAGCGTGGCGTTCTTCTGAGAATTGCATGGCATGATATGATGGACAAAAGTGGCACATACAACTAAAACAACTTAAAACACTCAGTAACTTTGGATGGGATCTTTCTCCATACATGGCTCATGTGGGAAATAGAAGCGCAAGCCCCAAATCACGCAATAGcgaagagatgtttgcttcctcgTTGTTTCTGTTCCTCAAAAAGACGTGACTGAATTTGACATTTTCGATACATTTCAGATTGACCTGCACAGTTTGTTTCAGACACATTTAAAAGTCCAAGTATAGTGAACTTTGGCGCTCAAAGGGCcttgtttaattttttaaatatttacaaaTCTCTTTTTGTTATTTACATTAAATCAATTAAATGAGTTTCCAAGTGCAGAAACAGCAATTAACTGAAGAATTTATCTTTAAATTAAGGTCATGGATGTATGCTGTATGTAAGAAAGAATGCGTACTTGCTGACCAAAAATAATTTATGTACGAAGCCCTCTAACGTTAAAGGACACTGTGCGTTAGTGTCATCTG is a window from the Syngnathus scovelli strain Florida chromosome 2, RoL_Ssco_1.2, whole genome shotgun sequence genome containing:
- the mapk14a gene encoding mitogen-activated protein kinase 14A isoform X1, producing MSQKERPKFYLQEVNKAIWEVPERYQNLSPVGSGAYGSVCSAYDVKSGLKLAVKKLSRPFQSIIHAKRTYRELRLLKHMKHENVIGLLDVFSPATSLKEFTDVYLVTHLMGADLNNIVKCQKLTDDHVQFLIYQILRGLKYIHSADIIHRDLKPSNLAVNEDCELKILDFGLARHTNDEMTGYVATRWYRAPEIMLNWMHYNMTVDIWSVGCIMAELLTGRTLFPGTDHIDQLKLIMLLVGTPGPELLMKMSSEAARNYISSLPHMPKRNFADVFIGANPQAVDLLEKMLVLDTDKRITAAEALAHPYFTQYHDPDDEPEAERYDQSFESRELAIEEWKRLTYEEVCSFEPPIFDEDDME
- the mapk14a gene encoding mitogen-activated protein kinase 14A isoform X2, with amino-acid sequence MSQKERPKFYLQEVNKAIWEVPERYQNLSPVGSGAYGSVCSAYDVKSGLKLAVKKLSRPFQSIIHAKRTYRELRLLKHMKHENVIGLLDVFSPATSLKEFTDVYLVTHLMGADLNNIVKCQKLTDDHVQFLIYQILRGLKYIHSADIIHRDLKPSNLAVNEDCELKILDFGLARHTNDEMTGYVATRWYRAPEIMLNWMHYNMTVDIWSVGCIMAELLTGRTLFPGTDHINQLQQIMRLTGTPPASLINRMPSHEARNYISSLPHMPKRNFADVFIGANPQAVDLLEKMLVLDTDKRITAAEALAHPYFTQYHDPDDEPEAERYDQSFESRELAIEEWKRLTYEEVCSFEPPIFDEDDME